The following are from one region of the Treponema denticola genome:
- the gap gene encoding type I glyceraldehyde-3-phosphate dehydrogenase has protein sequence MKVAINGFGRIGRLVFQALVNQNLLGKDKFDVVAVVDLSTDAKYFAYQLKYDSVQGKMDAKIGTDGDDVLVVNGHKIKCISGKGLTPAQLPWKELGIDVVIESTGIYTNEKAYEHIEAGAKKVIISAPGKSSDPSKPIKTFVMGVNENEYKASEHHVVSNASCTTNCLAPVVHVLLKEGFGIETGLMTTIHAYTATQKTVDGVSLKDWRGGRAAAVNIIPSTTGAAKAVGEVLPSTKGKLTGMSFRVPTPTGSVVDLTIRTEKDTSIEEIDKAIKKASESYLKGILAYCDEEIVSTDIIHDPHSSIYDSKATLQNNLPGEKRFFKLVSWYDNEWGYSNRVIDLLKFITK, from the coding sequence ATGAAAGTAGCTATCAACGGATTCGGAAGAATCGGAAGACTTGTTTTTCAAGCCTTGGTAAATCAAAACTTGCTTGGAAAAGACAAATTCGATGTTGTTGCAGTGGTTGACCTTTCAACGGATGCAAAGTATTTTGCCTATCAACTAAAATATGATTCGGTTCAAGGCAAGATGGACGCCAAAATCGGCACTGACGGAGATGATGTCCTTGTAGTAAACGGCCATAAAATTAAGTGTATATCGGGAAAGGGATTAACTCCCGCACAATTACCGTGGAAGGAGCTCGGAATAGATGTTGTAATTGAAAGCACCGGTATTTATACAAATGAAAAGGCCTATGAACATATTGAAGCCGGAGCAAAAAAGGTTATTATCTCCGCTCCCGGAAAAAGCAGCGATCCTTCAAAGCCAATTAAAACATTTGTTATGGGCGTAAACGAAAACGAGTATAAGGCATCAGAGCATCATGTGGTTTCAAATGCAAGCTGTACTACAAACTGCCTGGCTCCTGTTGTGCACGTTCTTTTAAAAGAAGGCTTCGGTATTGAAACAGGTCTTATGACAACCATTCATGCCTACACGGCAACTCAAAAAACTGTAGACGGCGTTTCCCTCAAGGACTGGAGAGGCGGACGGGCTGCAGCCGTGAATATCATCCCCTCAACCACAGGCGCTGCAAAAGCTGTAGGAGAAGTTCTTCCGTCTACAAAGGGAAAACTGACAGGTATGTCCTTTAGAGTTCCTACCCCCACAGGCTCCGTTGTGGACTTAACAATCCGCACAGAAAAAGATACCTCTATCGAAGAAATAGATAAGGCAATTAAAAAAGCCTCGGAAAGCTATCTAAAGGGTATCTTAGCCTATTGTGATGAAGAAATAGTTTCTACCGATATTATTCACGATCCTCATTCTTCAATTTATGACAGCAAGGCAACTTTACAAAACAACCTTCCCGGTGAAAAGAGATTCTTTAAACTTGTTTCATGGTATGACAATGAGTGGGGTTATTCCAACAGAGTAATCGATTTGCTTAAATTTATAACAAAGTAA
- a CDS encoding DHH family phosphoesterase has protein sequence MHNNSSSTIGKPLIPQKLSGFLNAYENFIIAGHKEPDGDCIGSCLAMSFFLKRKNKNCILMSAGPFKRTEIKEYEHLFTDKLEISDKINPKTTGLIILDCSNFDRVGEIAELISGFNYIIIDHHATNTEKSDTSLIMPEAPSTTYLIQSIIEKMGEKLTKEEADALFFGLCTDTGFFRHLDEGSAEVFAYASRLIEAGANPKQTFMKMNGGKKFESRLLISRILNRMKTYYDGRLVISYETYDDLLEFGLESRDSDILYQLIQSIEGVEAICIVRQDSPSHCSVGFRSLDKIDVSKIASSFGGGGHKQASGLYIEGKFDDLIPRFVEAFGTQM, from the coding sequence ATGCATAACAATAGCAGCTCAACAATCGGGAAACCTTTAATTCCCCAAAAATTATCGGGATTTTTAAATGCGTATGAAAATTTTATAATTGCAGGTCATAAAGAGCCCGATGGGGATTGTATCGGAAGCTGCCTTGCAATGTCTTTCTTTTTGAAGAGAAAAAATAAAAATTGTATTTTAATGTCGGCGGGACCTTTTAAACGTACCGAAATAAAGGAATATGAACATCTTTTTACGGATAAGCTGGAAATTTCCGATAAAATAAATCCTAAAACTACAGGGCTTATAATCCTTGACTGTTCAAACTTTGACCGTGTAGGTGAAATAGCAGAGCTTATCAGCGGTTTTAATTACATCATAATCGATCATCATGCTACCAATACCGAAAAATCGGATACTTCTCTTATAATGCCGGAAGCCCCTTCTACAACCTATCTAATTCAGTCAATAATTGAAAAAATGGGAGAAAAGCTTACAAAAGAAGAAGCCGATGCCCTCTTTTTCGGTCTTTGCACGGATACGGGATTTTTTAGACATTTGGATGAAGGAAGCGCAGAGGTCTTTGCTTACGCATCCCGTCTTATTGAAGCCGGAGCCAATCCAAAACAAACCTTTATGAAAATGAACGGAGGTAAAAAATTTGAATCACGCCTCCTTATTTCCAGAATTCTAAACAGAATGAAGACCTATTATGACGGAAGACTTGTTATTTCGTATGAAACTTATGATGATTTACTGGAATTCGGCCTTGAAAGCAGGGATTCCGATATTTTGTATCAATTGATTCAGTCGATAGAAGGGGTTGAGGCAATCTGTATTGTACGGCAAGACTCTCCAAGCCACTGTTCGGTAGGTTTTAGATCCTTAGATAAGATTGATGTAAGTAAGATTGCCTCATCATTTGGAGGCGGAGGACATAAACAGGCTTCAGGCTTGTACATAGAAGGGAAATTTGATGATTTAATTCCAAGGTTTGTTGAAGCCTTTGGAACTCAAATGTAA
- a CDS encoding chemotaxis protein CheA, with product MSDYLDINNEELLKDFFSEAEQQVEILESNVLVIEQNPEDRNSIDEIFRAAHTLKGGSATVEMLELSKFTHAMEDLLDEIRSGSVKVTGETVDLLLKSIDIIKLMLDARASGSIYSDDVSGIVNQLRSFIPAKAEKKSSKASAPKASVPASVPPVSAPKVQASASNLDIKDYFSEYEILELAETIQKGEDLYAVIVKFDESNLMNSVGGIQVFAALKDYGSVLKTVPDFDALYEDEFHETVIYFLSSASDSKILEKAAFIGDVTLSASAERLDIKDKTPESPKPAKAAPAQSAPVKAPEASVSEVKVSEKTEEKPVEDAKEQPSKPEKKQSQTSPQGSGHSSGSILRVDANRIDYLLNLVSETVITKASLNQSTIEFAELYDKFQNSSTIYKDKTRRLLDKMPEYLEKIQQGYDINSIKQDVLNEYSSLLDVFGDFDSLMKAAVTKFKSSSQNLGRISGELQEGVMKIRMVPISQIFSRFPRVVRDLSRDLNKNVQLVIEGEDTELDKSVVEDLLDPIMHCVRNSLDHGVESPEVRKDLGKPEQGILLLKASNEGNMIVIEVADDGHGIDVEAVKQKAVERGILHPNKSLTDVEAFQLVFAPGFSTSKTISSVSGRGVGLDVVKTHIEKLNGTVMVESEPNVGTRFIIKLPLTLAIIQGLLIRVGDEVYSIPITSVIESHRVKPDEINRIDNYEVFNVRDEVYSLLRLNRLFGITSAETDDDGYNYIVVVGTEEKKVGLMVDSLIGEEAVVIKPLKDQFTNSPGIAGASILGDGSVSLIIDVAQLLELGLKQEMQARERREASIW from the coding sequence ATGAGTGATTATCTTGATATCAATAACGAAGAACTTTTAAAAGATTTTTTCAGTGAAGCTGAACAACAGGTCGAAATACTTGAAAGCAATGTTTTAGTTATAGAGCAAAATCCCGAGGATCGTAACTCCATTGATGAGATATTCAGAGCTGCTCATACTTTAAAGGGCGGTTCTGCTACGGTAGAGATGTTGGAGTTGTCTAAATTTACTCACGCAATGGAAGATCTTCTTGATGAGATTAGAAGCGGTTCAGTTAAAGTAACCGGAGAAACCGTAGATTTGCTGTTAAAATCCATAGATATAATTAAACTTATGTTGGATGCCAGAGCCTCAGGTTCCATATACTCGGATGATGTGTCCGGTATTGTAAATCAATTAAGATCATTTATTCCTGCAAAGGCAGAAAAAAAGAGCAGTAAGGCTTCGGCACCTAAGGCTTCTGTTCCTGCATCAGTTCCTCCTGTTTCTGCACCGAAAGTTCAGGCTTCGGCTTCAAATTTGGATATTAAAGATTATTTTTCAGAGTATGAAATTCTTGAGTTGGCAGAGACAATCCAAAAAGGTGAAGACTTATATGCCGTTATAGTAAAATTCGATGAATCCAATTTAATGAATTCCGTAGGCGGTATTCAGGTTTTTGCCGCCTTAAAAGATTACGGCAGCGTTTTAAAAACAGTTCCTGATTTTGATGCCTTATATGAAGACGAATTCCATGAAACGGTAATTTACTTTTTATCTTCAGCATCGGATAGCAAAATATTGGAAAAGGCAGCCTTTATAGGCGATGTTACTCTTTCTGCAAGTGCCGAAAGACTTGACATTAAGGATAAAACTCCTGAAAGTCCCAAACCTGCAAAGGCTGCTCCTGCACAGTCTGCTCCCGTAAAAGCTCCCGAAGCTAGCGTTTCTGAGGTAAAAGTTTCCGAAAAAACGGAAGAAAAACCTGTTGAAGATGCTAAAGAACAGCCTTCCAAACCTGAGAAAAAACAATCTCAAACAAGCCCGCAAGGAAGCGGCCATTCATCCGGTTCCATATTGCGTGTAGATGCAAACAGAATAGATTATCTTTTGAACTTGGTAAGTGAGACCGTTATAACTAAGGCCTCTTTAAATCAAAGCACTATTGAATTTGCAGAGCTCTACGATAAATTTCAAAACTCCAGTACAATTTATAAGGATAAAACTAGAAGGCTATTGGATAAGATGCCCGAATACCTCGAAAAAATTCAGCAAGGTTATGATATCAACTCTATAAAGCAGGATGTTTTAAACGAATATTCAAGCCTCTTGGATGTTTTCGGCGATTTTGACTCTTTAATGAAGGCTGCTGTTACAAAGTTTAAGTCTTCATCTCAAAACTTGGGCCGTATTTCCGGCGAGCTTCAAGAAGGAGTTATGAAAATACGAATGGTTCCAATCAGTCAGATTTTCAGCCGCTTTCCCCGTGTGGTTCGAGACCTTTCAAGAGACTTAAATAAAAATGTTCAACTCGTAATTGAAGGTGAAGATACTGAACTCGATAAGTCGGTTGTTGAAGACTTGCTCGATCCTATAATGCACTGTGTAAGAAACTCTCTTGATCATGGTGTTGAGTCTCCGGAGGTAAGAAAAGATCTTGGTAAGCCTGAGCAGGGAATCCTTCTTCTTAAAGCCAGTAACGAAGGCAATATGATTGTTATTGAAGTCGCCGATGACGGTCATGGAATTGATGTTGAAGCGGTAAAGCAAAAGGCTGTTGAAAGAGGAATTTTACACCCGAATAAAAGCCTTACCGATGTTGAGGCCTTCCAGTTGGTTTTTGCTCCCGGTTTTTCGACAAGTAAAACGATTTCGAGCGTATCTGGCCGAGGTGTAGGTCTTGATGTAGTTAAGACTCATATAGAAAAATTAAACGGAACCGTTATGGTAGAATCCGAACCCAATGTCGGAACCCGTTTTATTATAAAACTTCCCTTGACTCTGGCTATTATACAGGGGCTTTTGATCAGGGTAGGGGACGAAGTTTACTCGATTCCTATTACTTCGGTTATAGAAAGTCACAGGGTAAAACCCGATGAAATTAACCGCATAGATAATTATGAAGTTTTTAATGTCCGTGATGAGGTATACAGCCTTTTAAGGCTTAACCGCCTGTTCGGTATTACATCGGCAGAAACCGATGATGACGGATATAATTATATAGTTGTTGTAGGAACCGAAGAAAAAAAAGTAGGTCTTATGGTAGACAGTCTTATTGGTGAAGAGGCTGTTGTAATAAAGCCCTTGAAGGATCAGTTTACTAATTCTCCGGGAATTGCCGGTGCTTCTATTTTAGGCGACGGCTCCGTTTCGTTGATTATAGATGTTGCACAGCTGCTTGAGCTTGGCTTAAAGCAGGAAATGCAGGCTAGGGAGCGCCGCGAGGCTTCAATTTGGTAG
- a CDS encoding CheR family methyltransferase: MEEMKELKVNTGIGIGDTDSLHEQMIVVDFKMVTFSLAGKDYAIDIMRVKEIAKAGNFTYVPNTSPFVLGVYNLRGDIIPIIDLRIFFNIPVPARKKNQPESMVIINVQDQTFGVVVDFIDKVVGVSSSTIQPPHPIFGDINIKYIHGVVENGGHLYILLDVDKIFASRQKEEVKEDLAPVAASVVKEPVKLQGSQSSENLDIKFIGDTLSAMGKFYISAVNEDWVKERYLEWKDMRPSGSLQIQSEKDAGEFLSSFLSPFTKRFWNEAYINAYYKMLPENTSSVINVWCIGCGQGYEAYSLAVLLKMRYPRAHVKIYANDSDLLAISNAPMLSVPDDIASGIYEPYITKTASGNLTFSKEIKDMILFEYHDCTHQNAVPDVDIIVARDVLSFMNPNVQRTLIEEFREKLKDSGLIILGHNEAMPKQDGWLRNSSGDIVIFTKE, encoded by the coding sequence ATGGAAGAAATGAAAGAACTAAAGGTAAATACAGGCATAGGCATAGGAGATACTGATTCTCTACACGAGCAGATGATTGTTGTAGATTTTAAGATGGTAACATTTTCTCTTGCCGGTAAAGATTATGCAATAGACATTATGCGTGTTAAGGAAATAGCAAAGGCCGGAAATTTTACCTATGTACCCAATACTTCTCCCTTTGTTTTGGGAGTATACAACCTCCGCGGTGATATTATTCCGATAATAGATTTACGTATTTTCTTTAATATTCCTGTACCGGCCCGCAAAAAAAACCAGCCTGAAAGTATGGTTATCATAAATGTTCAAGATCAGACCTTCGGTGTTGTAGTTGACTTTATCGATAAGGTTGTGGGTGTATCCAGCAGTACAATTCAACCCCCTCATCCTATCTTCGGCGATATAAATATTAAATATATTCACGGTGTTGTAGAAAACGGAGGCCATCTGTACATTCTTCTTGATGTCGATAAGATATTTGCTTCGCGTCAAAAAGAAGAAGTCAAGGAAGACTTGGCTCCTGTTGCTGCAAGTGTAGTAAAGGAACCTGTAAAGCTTCAAGGCAGCCAATCTTCAGAAAATCTGGATATAAAATTTATAGGCGATACCTTATCTGCTATGGGTAAATTCTATATTTCTGCCGTTAATGAAGATTGGGTCAAGGAAAGGTATTTAGAGTGGAAGGATATGCGTCCTTCAGGAAGCTTGCAAATTCAATCCGAAAAAGATGCCGGAGAATTTTTATCCTCTTTCTTGTCACCTTTTACAAAACGCTTTTGGAATGAGGCCTATATAAATGCCTATTATAAAATGCTTCCGGAGAATACTTCTTCCGTAATTAATGTTTGGTGTATAGGATGCGGGCAAGGATATGAAGCATACAGTCTTGCTGTTCTATTAAAAATGCGCTATCCTCGTGCTCATGTAAAGATTTATGCAAATGATTCAGATTTGTTGGCTATTTCGAATGCTCCCATGCTTTCGGTTCCCGATGATATTGCTTCCGGTATTTATGAGCCCTATATTACAAAGACTGCTTCCGGAAATTTGACATTTTCAAAAGAGATAAAAGATATGATTCTTTTTGAGTACCATGATTGTACTCATCAAAATGCCGTTCCCGATGTAGATATAATTGTTGCAAGGGATGTTTTATCTTTTATGAACCCAAATGTTCAGAGAACCCTGATAGAAGAATTTAGGGAAAAACTTAAGGATTCCGGACTTATAATTCTGGGTCATAATGAGGCAATGCCCAAGCAGGACGGCTGGCTGAGAAACAGCTCAGGTGATATTGTAATTTTTACAAAAGAATAA
- a CDS encoding chemotaxis protein CheX: MRVEYINPFSEAAYNILSQVLSEDIKRGDLYLKSTCMPVMGVAAIVGLAGDVEGRVIFDMTLDTALKIASAMNNEELAEFDELARATITELANLITAQAVTKLHDLGFKFDLTPPALFTGENMKISNNDIEALIVPMTAPQGRVEINVAIRDRV; this comes from the coding sequence ATGCGTGTAGAGTATATTAATCCGTTTAGCGAAGCTGCTTACAATATCCTGTCACAAGTTTTAAGTGAGGATATAAAACGCGGTGACTTGTACCTAAAATCGACTTGTATGCCGGTTATGGGCGTCGCAGCTATTGTAGGTCTTGCCGGGGATGTTGAGGGCCGGGTCATCTTTGATATGACCTTGGATACGGCTTTAAAGATTGCCTCTGCAATGAATAACGAGGAATTGGCAGAATTTGATGAGCTTGCTCGCGCAACGATTACGGAATTGGCTAATCTTATTACGGCTCAGGCTGTAACAAAGCTTCATGATTTAGGATTTAAGTTTGACTTAACTCCTCCGGCTCTGTTTACGGGCGAAAACATGAAGATATCCAATAATGATATCGAAGCTTTAATTGTGCCGATGACGGCTCCGCAAGGTAGAGTAGAAATCAACGTTGCAATTCGTGACCGAGTATAA
- a CDS encoding YebC/PmpR family DNA-binding transcriptional regulator, giving the protein MSGHSKWATIKHAKGAADAKRGQLFTKFIKEISIAAKMGGGDPATNPRLRTAVLKARAANMPKDNIERAIKKGTGELGAVNYEELLYEGYGPGGVAVLVEVLTDNKNRTAASVRNIFTKSGGNLGATGSVAYMFNRKGVIEYDAEVVSEEAIMEAALEAGAEDIATEDGVITVTTDPNDFASVLEALQEKGFESVSAAVSMVPDTYVALDADTTQKALKMIDKLEEDDDVQTVSSNIEIPEGFEMPE; this is encoded by the coding sequence ATGTCAGGACATAGTAAATGGGCGACAATTAAACATGCCAAGGGCGCAGCTGATGCTAAAAGAGGTCAGCTGTTTACTAAATTTATCAAAGAAATTTCAATTGCTGCAAAAATGGGAGGCGGAGATCCGGCCACTAACCCAAGACTTAGAACAGCTGTTTTAAAAGCTCGTGCTGCAAACATGCCTAAAGACAACATAGAAAGAGCAATTAAGAAGGGTACCGGAGAGCTTGGAGCTGTAAACTATGAGGAGCTTTTGTACGAAGGCTACGGCCCCGGCGGGGTTGCCGTTTTGGTTGAAGTTTTAACGGACAATAAAAACAGAACAGCCGCCAGTGTTCGAAATATTTTTACAAAGAGCGGCGGAAACTTGGGTGCAACAGGTTCCGTAGCTTATATGTTTAACCGAAAAGGTGTTATAGAGTATGATGCCGAGGTGGTCAGTGAAGAAGCAATTATGGAAGCTGCTCTTGAGGCAGGAGCCGAAGATATTGCAACTGAAGACGGTGTTATTACCGTAACAACCGATCCCAACGACTTTGCTTCGGTTCTTGAAGCTTTACAGGAAAAAGGCTTTGAATCCGTATCTGCTGCCGTATCGATGGTTCCCGATACCTATGTAGCCTTGGATGCCGATACAACTCAAAAAGCCTTAAAGATGATCGATAAGTTGGAAGAAGATGATGATGTTCAGACCGTTTCCTCAAATATCGAAATCCCCGAAGGTTTTGAAATGCCGGAATAA
- a CDS encoding aminopeptidase P family protein yields MTVNDRIAALRQKMKEHSLSAYLIPSSDPHQSEYLPENYKTREFISGFTGSAGTVLVTKDKAILWTDGRYFLQAEKQLKGSVVELYKMLEPGVPTINEFLKSGLKSGEKLGMDGKVVSVSGFDSMEKELEGIELVTNLDLIGEIWENRPQAVLSKAFILDEKYTGKSAKEKIEEVRSMLAEKKADSTVIGALEDVCYLFNVRGRDIRCNPVVTAYALVDKARAVIFISDKQLTDDVKSYFASQGITVMGYEDIFAEAKNLKGTVYIDPSRTNVYLYNQIKAKTEKGLNLTSTLKAIKNEVELKNFDYAMEKDGAAMVKILKWVEENAGKGITEWDVSEQLLKFRAEGKDFFEESFETIAGYGPNGAIIHYSPSSSNSAKLEAKSFLLLDSGGQYLNGTTDITRTIKLGELTEQEKTDYTLVLKAHIALARAKFKAGTTGYAIDTIPREHLWAYGRDYKHGTGHGVGYVLSVHEGPQSISGKYLDVPVKLGMVTSNEPGLYVAGSHGIRIESLVVTTEFKTTEDGEFYQFKTITLCPIDTRPIVPGILSDEDIKWLNEYHKEVCERLMPYLDEEHKAFLKERTKAI; encoded by the coding sequence ATGACTGTAAATGATAGAATTGCCGCTTTAAGGCAAAAAATGAAAGAGCATTCTTTAAGTGCTTATTTAATTCCGTCCTCTGATCCCCATCAGAGTGAATATTTACCTGAAAACTATAAAACACGGGAGTTTATCTCAGGTTTTACAGGTTCGGCAGGAACTGTCCTTGTTACAAAGGATAAGGCTATTTTATGGACTGACGGCCGGTATTTTCTTCAGGCTGAAAAACAGCTTAAAGGTTCGGTTGTTGAACTTTATAAAATGCTTGAACCCGGTGTTCCTACCATAAACGAGTTTTTAAAATCCGGCTTAAAATCGGGTGAAAAACTTGGAATGGACGGTAAGGTTGTTTCCGTTTCAGGCTTTGATTCCATGGAAAAAGAGCTTGAAGGTATCGAACTTGTTACTAATCTCGACCTAATAGGCGAAATATGGGAAAACCGTCCTCAGGCAGTTTTAAGCAAGGCTTTTATACTCGATGAAAAATACACGGGAAAATCTGCAAAAGAAAAGATTGAAGAAGTCCGCTCAATGCTTGCCGAAAAAAAGGCCGATTCTACGGTTATCGGTGCCCTCGAAGACGTCTGTTATCTTTTTAATGTCCGAGGAAGAGATATAAGATGCAATCCCGTAGTTACTGCGTATGCGCTGGTAGATAAAGCAAGAGCCGTTATTTTTATTTCCGATAAGCAATTAACTGATGATGTTAAGTCATACTTTGCTTCACAAGGTATTACGGTGATGGGATATGAAGACATATTTGCAGAAGCAAAAAATCTTAAAGGAACTGTTTACATAGACCCTTCAAGAACAAATGTTTATCTATACAACCAAATAAAAGCTAAAACCGAAAAGGGGTTAAACTTAACCTCAACTCTTAAAGCAATAAAAAATGAAGTTGAACTTAAAAACTTCGATTATGCTATGGAAAAAGACGGCGCTGCAATGGTAAAAATCCTAAAATGGGTAGAAGAAAATGCCGGAAAGGGTATTACCGAATGGGATGTAAGCGAACAACTCTTAAAATTCCGTGCCGAAGGAAAGGATTTTTTTGAGGAGAGCTTTGAAACTATTGCAGGTTATGGTCCTAACGGTGCCATAATCCATTATTCTCCTTCATCTTCAAATTCTGCAAAGCTTGAAGCTAAAAGTTTCTTGCTTTTGGACAGCGGCGGTCAGTACCTAAACGGCACGACTGATATTACTCGAACCATTAAACTTGGAGAACTTACCGAGCAGGAAAAAACGGATTATACCCTTGTTTTAAAAGCTCATATTGCTCTTGCAAGGGCTAAATTTAAGGCCGGAACCACAGGCTATGCAATAGATACCATCCCTAGAGAGCATCTTTGGGCTTATGGAAGGGATTATAAACATGGTACGGGTCACGGTGTAGGTTATGTTCTTTCAGTTCATGAGGGACCTCAATCTATTTCAGGCAAGTATCTTGATGTTCCGGTGAAGCTCGGTATGGTAACATCTAATGAGCCCGGCCTTTATGTTGCCGGAAGTCACGGTATCCGCATTGAAAGCCTTGTTGTTACCACCGAATTTAAAACAACCGAAGACGGAGAATTCTATCAGTTTAAAACAATAACTCTTTGTCCAATTGATACAAGACCTATTGTTCCCGGAATTCTATCGGATGAGGATATCAAATGGCTCAATGAGTATCACAAAGAGGTCTGTGAAAGGCTGATGCCTTATTTGGATGAAGAGCATAAAGCTTTCTTAAAAGAAAGAACAAAGGCAATTTAA